In Pseudomonadales bacterium, a single window of DNA contains:
- a CDS encoding sulfite exporter TauE/SafE family protein, with product MTILLTYLALGAAAGTIAGLFGLGGGIIIVPALVIAFQSQGISAELIMHMAIASSLATIVLTSLSSIYAHHQKQAIRWELFTWIALGILLGSWLGVQTAISLDGAVLQMIFGVFLLVVALIIGFNIAPDRGRSMPGKPGLSIAGIGIGWFSALLGIGGGTLSVPFFTWCNLRMQSAVALAAACGLPIALMGTLANMYEGWGISVLPPYSAGYIYLPAVAAIAITSVPFARIGAKLAHRLPARQLKQAFALVLVAVGIKFIL from the coding sequence ATGACAATCTTGCTAACTTATCTCGCTTTAGGCGCCGCTGCTGGCACCATCGCCGGGCTATTCGGACTCGGTGGAGGGATTATTATAGTCCCCGCCTTGGTAATTGCCTTTCAGTCGCAGGGTATCAGCGCTGAGCTGATCATGCACATGGCGATCGCCTCTTCGCTCGCGACCATTGTGTTAACCTCGCTGTCCTCGATTTACGCGCATCACCAAAAGCAGGCCATTCGCTGGGAACTATTTACCTGGATTGCCCTGGGTATACTATTGGGATCCTGGTTGGGCGTGCAAACTGCGATTAGCCTGGATGGTGCAGTATTACAGATGATTTTTGGTGTTTTTTTACTGGTTGTGGCACTGATTATTGGTTTTAATATCGCGCCAGATAGGGGCCGTTCCATGCCGGGTAAGCCAGGCTTATCAATTGCCGGTATCGGCATTGGTTGGTTTTCTGCGCTATTGGGTATTGGCGGAGGCACGCTGAGCGTGCCCTTTTTTACTTGGTGTAATTTGCGGATGCAAAGTGCGGTGGCATTGGCGGCGGCCTGTGGCCTGCCAATCGCGCTGATGGGGACCTTAGCGAATATGTACGAAGGTTGGGGTATCTCGGTATTACCACCCTATAGCGCTGGATATATTTATCTGCCAGCGGTGGCAGCGATTGCCATTACCAGCGTTCCCTTTGCCCGAATTGGCGCAAAACTCGCACATCGTTTGCCGGCGCGTCAGTTAAAGCAGGCTTTTGCGCTGGTGCTGGTAGCTGTTGGCATTAAATTTATTCTATAA
- a CDS encoding prolipoprotein diacylglyceryl transferase — MLTYPSIDPVALSVGPLKVHWYGLMYLIGFAAAWWLARLRSKQDGSPLNQEQISDLIFYGALGVVIGGRFGYVLFYHFDYFLQKPLWLFYIWEGGMSFHGGLLGVVAALFIYGRKLGINSFVLTDFIAPMVPIGLGAGRIGNFIGGELWGRVSDVPWAMVFPNAGNLPRHPSQLYQFALEGVVLFVVLWWFSAKPRPRMQVSGLFLIGYGVARFAVEFFRQPDSHIGFLAFGWLTMGQLLTLPMILVGLFFIQFGRKHYPLKGK; from the coding sequence GTGTTAACTTACCCAAGCATAGATCCTGTCGCACTTTCGGTCGGGCCGTTAAAGGTGCATTGGTACGGGCTCATGTATTTAATCGGCTTCGCGGCGGCCTGGTGGTTAGCGCGCCTACGCTCAAAACAAGATGGGTCACCGCTCAATCAAGAGCAAATTTCGGACCTCATTTTTTATGGTGCACTGGGCGTGGTAATCGGTGGTCGTTTCGGTTATGTGCTGTTCTATCATTTTGATTATTTTTTGCAAAAACCGTTGTGGCTGTTTTATATCTGGGAAGGCGGCATGTCGTTTCATGGCGGTTTACTTGGTGTGGTTGCAGCACTCTTTATTTATGGCCGGAAGTTGGGGATAAACAGTTTTGTCCTAACTGACTTTATTGCGCCGATGGTACCCATTGGACTAGGCGCTGGGCGTATCGGCAACTTTATCGGTGGTGAACTCTGGGGGCGGGTCTCGGATGTACCTTGGGCTATGGTTTTCCCCAACGCAGGTAATCTGCCGCGCCATCCATCGCAGCTCTATCAGTTTGCACTGGAAGGTGTGGTTTTATTTGTGGTTTTGTGGTGGTTTTCCGCAAAGCCTCGGCCACGCATGCAAGTGTCCGGTTTATTTTTGATAGGCTATGGCGTTGCCCGCTTTGCCGTGGAGTTTTTCCGTCAGCCCGATTCGCATATCGGCTTCCTCGCTTTTGGCTGGCTGACCATGGGCCAGCTGTTAACGCTGCCAATGATTTTGGTTGGATTATTTTTTATACAGTTTGGTCGCAAGCACTATCCGCTGAAAGGAAAATAA
- the thyA gene encoding thymidylate synthase translates to MKQYLDLMQDVLDNGTDKEDRTGTGTRSVFGRQIRFDLAQGFPLVTTKKCHLRSIIYELLWFLQGDTNIKYLQDNGVSIWDEWADENGDLGPVYGEQWRSWKRPDGSTVDQISNVLHLLKTNPDSRRIMVVAYNPGVADEMALPPCHSLFQFYVAKGKLSCQLYQRSADLFLGVPFNIASYALLTHMLAQQADLELGEFVHTFGDCHLYNNHLTDAIVFEQLRREPRPLPQLTIKRKPASLFDYRFEDFEVMGYDPYPAIKAPVAV, encoded by the coding sequence ATGAAACAGTATCTAGATTTAATGCAGGATGTGCTGGACAACGGAACTGATAAAGAAGACCGCACCGGCACGGGAACAAGATCAGTATTTGGTCGTCAGATTCGGTTCGATTTGGCGCAGGGCTTTCCTCTCGTGACCACTAAAAAATGCCACCTGCGCTCCATTATTTATGAGTTGCTATGGTTCCTGCAGGGCGATACCAACATCAAATATCTGCAAGACAATGGTGTGTCGATTTGGGACGAATGGGCTGATGAGAACGGCGACTTAGGGCCAGTTTATGGTGAGCAGTGGCGTTCCTGGAAAAGACCTGATGGCAGCACCGTTGATCAAATTAGCAACGTGCTGCATTTGCTAAAAACCAATCCGGATAGTCGCCGCATTATGGTCGTGGCCTATAATCCGGGAGTTGCCGATGAAATGGCGCTACCGCCCTGTCATTCACTGTTTCAATTCTATGTGGCGAAGGGGAAGTTATCCTGTCAGCTCTACCAGCGTTCGGCGGATTTATTTTTGGGCGTACCCTTCAACATTGCCTCCTATGCCCTGTTGACCCATATGTTGGCGCAACAGGCTGATCTGGAATTGGGCGAATTCGTACATACCTTTGGTGATTGCCATCTGTATAACAACCACCTGACCGATGCTATTGTCTTTGAACAGTTAAGACGAGAACCGCGGCCACTTCCGCAGTTAACGATTAAACGAAAACCCGCATCATTATTTGATTACCGCTTTGAAGATTTCGAGGTAATGGGTTATGACCCATATCCGGCGATTAAAGCGCCCGTGGCAGTGTAA
- a CDS encoding PilZ domain-containing protein — protein sequence MSVSRKENRRNYKRYRTLKYTALVQRWIGLGQFGVRREAALINFNRNGALLCCEQSYKEGDRLRLTIQSANERISNIHALVRHVRQVKGECYTGLEFVEGKDFQRQLSGERKSILASMEEVINHQLA from the coding sequence ATGAGCGTTTCGAGAAAAGAAAATCGGCGTAATTACAAGCGTTATCGAACGCTAAAGTACACCGCTTTGGTGCAGCGCTGGATTGGGCTAGGTCAATTTGGCGTGCGTCGGGAAGCCGCGCTGATCAACTTCAACCGTAACGGCGCATTGCTTTGTTGTGAGCAAAGCTATAAAGAGGGTGATCGGTTACGGTTGACCATTCAATCCGCCAACGAACGCATTTCAAATATCCATGCTTTGGTACGCCATGTTCGCCAAGTCAAAGGAGAGTGCTATACCGGTCTGGAATTTGTCGAGGGAAAAGATTTTCAGCGACAGCTTTCTGGTGAACGCAAGAGCATTTTGGCGAGCATGGAAGAGGTGATCAATCATCAATTGGCGTAG
- a CDS encoding DUF2238 domain-containing protein: protein MISLSERWLLLVSLLVALALSLIHPYDGFTWFLETLPVLLGMPLVLLTFQRFPLTPLLYRLLFIHALILIVGAHYTYARVPLGFWLQDWFDFSRNHYDRIGHIAQGFIPAILAREILLRRSPLVVGKWLFYIVTSICLAFSAFYEMLEWWTAIGAEKAAVDFLGTQGDGWDTQWDMFLALLGAMAAQLILARRHDQAIGELQRLQQTLTR from the coding sequence ATGATTTCGTTATCTGAACGGTGGCTGTTGTTGGTGAGTTTGCTGGTGGCACTGGCGCTATCGCTGATTCATCCCTACGATGGTTTTACCTGGTTTCTGGAAACGTTGCCCGTGTTATTGGGCATGCCGTTAGTGTTGCTCACCTTCCAACGTTTTCCGTTAACACCGTTGCTGTATCGTCTGCTATTTATTCATGCCCTGATTCTAATAGTCGGCGCGCACTACACCTATGCGCGGGTGCCTTTGGGATTTTGGTTGCAGGATTGGTTCGATTTCTCGCGCAATCATTATGATCGCATCGGCCATATTGCACAGGGTTTTATCCCGGCGATTTTGGCGCGTGAAATCCTGCTAAGGCGTTCTCCCTTGGTGGTGGGGAAATGGCTATTCTATATCGTCACCTCCATTTGTTTAGCCTTTAGCGCCTTCTATGAAATGCTCGAATGGTGGACGGCAATAGGCGCTGAAAAAGCTGCGGTGGATTTCCTGGGTACTCAGGGAGACGGTTGGGACACCCAATGGGATATGTTCTTGGCGCTGTTAGGGGCGATGGCTGCGCAGCTCATTTTAGCGCGCCGTCACGATCAGGCAATTGGCGAACTTCAACGTCTTCAACAGACGCTTACTCGTTAG
- a CDS encoding dihydrofolate reductase: protein MRLALIVAMAENRVIGINNNLPWHLSNDLRYFKAITMGKPVILGRKTHQSIGKPLPGRTNIVISTDAGADFEGCSVVSSVEEALELAENIALIDGSSEAIVMGGAQIYELCLPFVDRIYLTEVHAHVRGDTYFPKFDRSEWQEVGREDFDPEGDNPYEYSFVVLDRLR from the coding sequence GTGAGATTGGCACTAATCGTCGCTATGGCGGAAAACCGCGTCATCGGCATTAATAATAATTTACCCTGGCATCTTTCCAACGACCTTAGATATTTTAAGGCAATTACCATGGGTAAGCCGGTGATTCTGGGGCGTAAAACCCACCAATCCATCGGCAAACCATTACCGGGTAGAACGAATATTGTGATCAGCACCGACGCAGGGGCCGATTTTGAGGGTTGCAGTGTTGTTTCCTCAGTCGAAGAAGCCCTAGAATTAGCTGAAAATATCGCCTTAATTGATGGCTCTTCCGAGGCTATTGTGATGGGGGGTGCACAGATATACGAACTCTGTTTGCCTTTTGTGGATCGAATCTATCTCACCGAAGTACATGCACATGTCAGAGGTGATACCTATTTCCCGAAATTTGATCGCAGTGAATGGCAGGAAGTGGGGCGAGAGGATTTTGACCCAGAGGGCGATAATCCTTACGAATATAGTTTTGTGGTGCTGGATAGGTTGAGATAA
- a CDS encoding SRPBCC family protein, with product MKFLKYLIGIILLIVIVGLFLPATTHVEREALIQAPPQVVFGYINDYRKFNQWSPWFKRDPEAKYEYSGTAAGVGSKMHWESEHREVGSGSQEIVESKPYRHIKVALDFGAQGQSEASWDLTEVESATRVVWSLDMAHGWDLLGRIFGLMMDAMVGPDYEAGLENLKQLAEADVAG from the coding sequence ATGAAATTTCTTAAATATCTAATTGGAATTATTCTGTTGATTGTGATTGTCGGACTGTTTTTGCCCGCGACTACGCATGTTGAACGAGAGGCGCTTATACAAGCACCGCCACAGGTTGTTTTCGGCTATATCAACGATTACCGAAAATTCAACCAATGGTCGCCCTGGTTTAAGCGTGATCCTGAGGCTAAGTACGAATATTCCGGCACAGCTGCTGGTGTTGGTAGCAAGATGCATTGGGAAAGTGAGCATCGTGAAGTAGGAAGTGGTTCCCAGGAGATTGTGGAATCCAAGCCCTATCGCCATATCAAAGTGGCACTGGATTTTGGTGCACAGGGTCAAAGTGAGGCTAGTTGGGATTTAACCGAAGTCGAGTCCGCTACCCGAGTAGTATGGTCATTGGATATGGCGCATGGTTGGGACCTGCTGGGAAGAATATTTGGTTTGATGATGGATGCGATGGTTGGGCCTGATTATGAGGCTGGTCTGGAGAACCTTAAGCAACTTGCAGAAGCCGATGTGGCGGGGTAA
- a CDS encoding M48 family metalloprotease: MNAKIIRCDNDLKLYQKLLETPEVKRIKEQLDRHEEKGPMGTRRHLLSTSVRLSAQMASGLHRMVDQCVEKLGLQIPVELYAYSSPQFNAACFKPEEGRLFIMFSSSLLEAFAEKELLFVVGHELGHHVYRHHDVPIGYILQGKDRPSASLALELFAWSRYAEISADRAGAFCSGDLDSIARALFKLASGLTSSNVVQFSLDDFLRQLDDMMAADAEPGQGAPMQDWFSTHPFSPLRVKALKLFDDCGMLRSGQQAKTDLEIKVQAIMSLMEPNYIEARTDTAETMRRLLFAGAVLVADAQAGISQEEMKVLKRFFGEAFDVDNLNIDKIKRELPNRIDATRAQASMTQRMQVLRDLCIVAKAEGDTSAKELEVIKEIARGLEVPCGFVYQCVEEKLELD; this comes from the coding sequence ATGAACGCAAAAATTATTCGATGCGATAACGATCTAAAACTTTATCAAAAGCTGTTGGAAACGCCAGAGGTCAAGCGGATCAAAGAACAGCTGGATCGGCACGAAGAAAAGGGGCCCATGGGTACGCGCCGTCATTTGCTCTCTACCTCGGTACGCTTGAGCGCACAAATGGCCAGCGGACTGCACCGAATGGTCGATCAGTGTGTCGAGAAACTTGGCCTGCAGATACCGGTCGAGCTGTATGCCTACTCGAGTCCTCAGTTTAACGCTGCCTGTTTCAAGCCAGAGGAAGGCCGTTTATTTATTATGTTTTCTTCAAGCCTGTTAGAGGCGTTTGCCGAGAAAGAGTTATTGTTTGTGGTAGGGCATGAATTAGGTCATCACGTCTATCGTCACCATGATGTGCCGATTGGCTATATCCTCCAGGGCAAAGATCGCCCCAGTGCCAGTTTGGCATTGGAACTGTTCGCCTGGTCGCGTTATGCAGAAATTTCAGCGGATCGGGCGGGGGCTTTCTGTTCCGGCGATCTCGATAGCATAGCGCGTGCGCTATTTAAATTAGCCTCGGGCCTGACCAGTAGTAACGTGGTGCAATTCAGTCTTGATGATTTTCTGCGGCAGTTGGACGATATGATGGCCGCGGACGCCGAACCGGGGCAAGGTGCGCCGATGCAGGATTGGTTTTCAACGCACCCTTTCAGCCCGCTACGGGTGAAAGCACTCAAGTTGTTTGATGACTGTGGCATGCTGCGCAGTGGCCAGCAAGCGAAGACCGACTTGGAAATCAAAGTGCAGGCAATTATGAGCCTGATGGAACCCAATTATATTGAGGCGCGTACCGATACCGCCGAAACCATGCGCCGCTTATTATTTGCAGGTGCAGTGTTAGTGGCGGATGCACAGGCTGGTATCAGTCAGGAAGAAATGAAGGTGTTGAAGAGATTTTTCGGTGAAGCTTTTGATGTCGATAACCTAAACATTGACAAAATCAAACGAGAACTGCCAAATCGAATTGATGCAACCCGAGCGCAAGCGAGTATGACGCAGCGTATGCAAGTCCTGCGTGATCTGTGCATCGTCGCAAAAGCGGAAGGCGATACCTCAGCGAAAGAATTGGAAGTAATCAAGGAAATCGCCAGAGGGTTGGAGGTGCCCTGCGGCTTCGTGTATCAGTGCGTTGAAGAGAAACTAGAGCTGGATTAG
- a CDS encoding pseudouridine synthase, producing the protein MKSKTNRLDRFISQNSVFSLADTRLLIAQKRILLDGHVAHSIQQKVTEFTHVVLDGHCLKNNNPVYIMLNKPQGVVSATKDLKHATVLDLIQHPQKNELHIAGRLDFNTTGLVLLTNDGAWSRKISLPESKLTKTYEVTLSQPLSDEYIAAFREGIYFGYENITTQPACLEILSEYTARLSLIEGKYHQVKRMFGFFQNEVLALHRVSVGHISLAGLGVGHSRLLTTKESMILTE; encoded by the coding sequence ATGAAATCTAAGACCAACCGACTCGATCGTTTTATTAGCCAGAATAGTGTTTTTTCACTTGCAGATACACGTCTTCTAATTGCCCAAAAACGGATTCTTTTGGATGGCCATGTGGCGCATTCAATCCAACAAAAAGTGACGGAATTCACTCATGTCGTATTGGATGGCCACTGCTTAAAAAATAACAATCCCGTTTATATCATGCTGAATAAACCCCAGGGGGTTGTTAGCGCAACTAAAGACCTTAAACACGCTACCGTGTTGGACCTTATTCAGCATCCTCAGAAGAACGAACTGCACATTGCTGGACGCCTAGACTTTAATACCACGGGGCTGGTGTTATTGACCAACGATGGGGCATGGTCGCGCAAGATAAGTTTGCCCGAGTCTAAGCTCACAAAGACCTATGAGGTTACCTTGTCTCAACCATTAAGTGATGAGTATATTGCTGCATTTCGAGAGGGTATCTATTTTGGTTATGAAAACATTACAACTCAACCCGCATGTTTAGAGATACTCTCCGAGTACACTGCCAGGCTCTCACTGATTGAAGGCAAGTATCATCAAGTTAAACGAATGTTTGGTTTTTTTCAAAACGAAGTGTTGGCACTTCATCGAGTTTCTGTCGGGCATATTTCTTTAGCGGGGCTTGGGGTGGGGCACAGTAGGCTGCTGACAACAAAGGAGTCGATGATACTCACTGAATAG
- a CDS encoding NapC/NirT family cytochrome c, whose product MTCKIRASNELFHKALGSINTPEKFEAKRLMLAQHVWDKMKQTDSRECRNCHDYESMDYMEQGRRAVKQHIDGFEQGQTCIDCHKGIAHSLPDMKE is encoded by the coding sequence GTGACTTGCAAAATCAGAGCGTCCAATGAGCTATTTCATAAGGCGCTAGGGAGCATCAATACGCCGGAGAAATTTGAAGCGAAACGACTGATGCTGGCACAGCACGTCTGGGACAAGATGAAGCAAACCGATTCTAGGGAGTGTCGCAACTGCCATGATTACGAATCCATGGACTACATGGAGCAGGGTCGACGGGCGGTGAAACAGCACATTGATGGCTTTGAGCAGGGTCAAACCTGTATCGATTGCCATAAAGGTATTGCACATTCTTTGCCGGACATGAAAGAGTAG